Below is a window of Camelina sativa cultivar DH55 chromosome 11, Cs, whole genome shotgun sequence DNA.
TGTACAACTACAAAGGCGGCAGCAACAGGCAGGCATCAGGTAACCTGAACAAGCAAATATACAGAAGAACAGAGACATCACCGTCTTCGTTACCTAGAAGTATAAGTACAGTTGATCATAGTGTTCAACAAGTGCATCTTCCTCAGCAGCTAGAGAAGGAGACAACCATTGTGGTAAATAATGACAGAACATCCCAGCAGGAAGTAGACTATGAAGATGAAATAAATGAACTGTTAGAGGGTCTTGGTCCTCGGTACTCGGACTGGCAGGGAGGTTATCCATTACCTGTTGATGCTGATTTGCTTCCAGGGATCGTTCCTGGTTACGAACCTCCTTTCAGAGCACTTCCTTATGGAGTGCGATCAACTTTGGGAACAAAGGAGGCAACCGCTTTAAGAAGACTTGCTACAGTTCTTCCTCCACACTTTGCTTTAGGTATTGGATTTCCTTTATGACTTTTTGTAGAGCCTAATAAAGTCTTTGAAGAGTGAGAATTTCTTTTGATGGACAGGTCGAAGTAGACAGATGCAAGGGTTGGCAACAGCCATAGTTAAGTTATGGCAAAAGAGTTTGATTGCCAAGGTTGCCCTCAAACGTGGTGTACAACTGACCACCAGCGAGAGAATGGCTGAGGACATCAAGGTAATAAGGATTCAGAACCGAATCACATGTAActgttattatattaatatagatgtttttagaacaaattagAAGGTGTCCATATTTGATGCTAACTGTTTGATATCATGATCTTGGTAAGTGACTGCAGAGATTGACGGGAGGTATGCTACTCTCTAGGAACAAAGACTTCTTGGTTTTCTACAGAGGAAAGAATTTTTTGTCACTAGATGTAGCTGAAGCATTAATGGAGAAGGAGAGGCTTGCAGGGACTTTGCAAGACGAAGAGGAACAAGCACGTCTAAGAGCATCATCGGCTCTGGTTGTCCCATCTAATAAAGCTAATCAAAACCTTGCTAGGACTTTGCAAGACGAAGAGGAACAGGCAAGAATAAGAGCATCGTCGGCTCTGGTTGTCCCCAGTACTAAAGTTAATCAAAACCTTGTTTCTGCCGGCACTCTTGGAGAAACTCTTGATGCAACTGGTAAGTGGGGAAAGAATCTGGATAACGATGATCATGTGGAGGAAATGAAACAAGAGGTTGAGAAAATGAGATCTGCAAAACTTGTCAGGAAGTTGGAAAGGAAACTTGCTTTTGTGAGTTCCTGACTTGACCTTGTACTTCCTACCTGTCAAGTTATGTTTCACATAATGAGTAAAGAGATTTCTCCTGGAATTAAActgattattaaattttaaatgaactTTTCTAGGCTGAGAAAAAGTTGCTGAAAGCTGAACGGGCTTTAGCTAAGGTGGAGGAATCTCTGAAGCCAGCAGAGCAGAGAACAGACCTTGAGGGCATAACTGAGGAAGAGAGATTTATGTTCCAAAAGCTCGGATTGAAGATGAAAGCTTTCTTACTTCTTGGTAAACCATCTTTTTCGGATGTGTTGTGTAGTTGAGTATGTTTGACCTGTGTTCTTTGGGATATGGACTCGTCTGAGAAACTTGAATTTATTACTTCAGGTAGAAGAGGGGTGTTTGATGGGACTGTGGAGAACATGCACTTGCACTGGAAATATCGGGAGCTGATCAAGATTCTTGTTAAGGCTAAAACTTTTGAGGGTGCGAAGAAAGTGGCAATAGCCCTTGAAGCCGAAAGCGGAGGTATCCTGGTCTCTGTTGACAAAATTTCGAAAGGCTATGCCATAATCGTGTATAGAGGAAAAGACTATAAGCGTCCTTCTATGATGAGGCCTAAAAACCTCTTGACAAAGAGGAAAGCTTTAGCACGTTCTGTTGAGCTCCAAAAACGTGAGGTTCGTGATAAAAAGAATATGCAACAACGTTTGTTGATCTCAAAATCTGCAAACTTATCATTGATTTTTACTTTTGTGACCAATCAGGTCAAGAACTTACACTTAGTTTGCTTCCTTATTTTGATACTTTTTATTCAACAGGCTCTTATTAAACACATTGAGGCGGTACAGGCGAAGTCAGAGCAGTTGCGAGCTGAAATTGTATGGTTTGAATTATCTATATATCATttactaatcaaacaacaaacgCATATTCTTGTTCTGCAATATTTTGCTAACCCGAGACCTTGAATCCATTCTGTCAGGAACAAGTTGAACTTGTAAAAGAGAAGGGAGATGAAGCGTTATACGACAAACTTGACATGGCTTATTCTTCTGATGAGGAGACCGAAGAAACAGATGTATGATATGCTTGCCCTAtaatctttatattttcttgaatttcCATCATGAATGTTGGGTTTGATGTCTTATATTCCCttgttatctttgtttcttgtagGGAGAGGAGAATGACGTGTTTCTAGATACATACAAAGACGAgggagaagatggtgaagaaggtGAGATCCAGACCAAGGGTTCACTATCTGAAACA
It encodes the following:
- the LOC104723753 gene encoding CRM-domain containing factor CFM3B, chloroplastic-like, with the protein product MAISSSRHFCPTTTTTTSAKIFDSLGSSFCNFHGTSSSISLRSYNSATSRRFGFSFMKKVKRLSCESSRNENWSRTQKQSQYGPSKVVLNRRKEERFADLGLIRGESSSPSSDVGGGGSSSTMEKIVERLKEYGYVDDDQFQDKEVEQETRIEKRSVEDRVYVGEGEERGGFSEGSPFGEFRGSDEVRFPWEKVSSKDKKELVNGEWTAKKESRYSLAEMTLSESEMNRLRNVMFRTKSKMRVTGAGVTQAVVDAIQDKWKSSEIVRLKIEGSSALNMRRMHEIVERKTGGLVIWRSGTSMALYNYKGGSNRQASGNLNKQIYRRTETSPSSLPRSISTVDHSVQQVHLPQQLEKETTIVVNNDRTSQQEVDYEDEINELLEGLGPRYSDWQGGYPLPVDADLLPGIVPGYEPPFRALPYGVRSTLGTKEATALRRLATVLPPHFALGRSRQMQGLATAIVKLWQKSLIAKVALKRGVQLTTSERMAEDIKRLTGGMLLSRNKDFLVFYRGKNFLSLDVAEALMEKERLAGTLQDEEEQARLRASSALVVPSNKANQNLARTLQDEEEQARIRASSALVVPSTKVNQNLVSAGTLGETLDATGKWGKNLDNDDHVEEMKQEVEKMRSAKLVRKLERKLAFAEKKLLKAERALAKVEESLKPAEQRTDLEGITEEERFMFQKLGLKMKAFLLLGRRGVFDGTVENMHLHWKYRELIKILVKAKTFEGAKKVAIALEAESGGILVSVDKISKGYAIIVYRGKDYKRPSMMRPKNLLTKRKALARSVELQKREALIKHIEAVQAKSEQLRAEIEQVELVKEKGDEALYDKLDMAYSSDEETEETDGEENDVFLDTYKDEGEDGEEGEIQTKGSLSETDVGLDSDDEL